The Bos indicus x Bos taurus breed Angus x Brahman F1 hybrid chromosome 15, Bos_hybrid_MaternalHap_v2.0, whole genome shotgun sequence genome includes a window with the following:
- the LOC113904936 gene encoding olfactory receptor 51V1-like — protein MSASSASNINSSIFIFTGFPGLEQYYPWFSVPFSLIYAVVFLGNCLVLHVVHTEPSLHEPVFYFLAMLALTDLFMGLSTVYTVLGTMWGLSQEIGLDACVSQTYFVHGLSFMESGVLLAMAFDRFIAICNPLRYTSILTNSRIIYFMVTILTRSSLSILPVIIRLKFFPYCRPHILSHSFCLHQDLLRLACSDIRFNSFYALALVVCTLLLDAVLILISYVFILHTVLAIASRKERLKALETRVSHLCAVLVFYIPIIGLTMVHRFGKHLSPLVHVLMGNIYILFPPMMNPIIYSVKTQQIRSRMKKWFSLKM, from the coding sequence atgTCTGCTTCTTCTGCTTCCAATATCAACTCTTCGATATTCATTTTCACGGGGTTCCCTGGCCTAGAACAATACTATCCCTGgttttcagttcctttttctTTGATCTATGCTGTGGTTTTCCTGGGAAACTGCCTGGTGCTGCATGTGGTTCATACTGAGCCGAGCCTGCATGAGCCCGTGTTCTACTTCCTGGCCATGCTGGCCCTCACTgacctgttcatggggttgtccACAGTATACACAGTGCTGGGGACTATGTGGGGGCTCAGCCAGGAGATTGGTCTAGATGCCTGTGTTTCGCAGACTTATTTTGTTCATGGACTATCTTTCATGGAGTCTGGAGTCCTTCTTGCCATGGCTTTTGATCGCTTTATAGCAATTTGCAATCCTCTGAGATATACATCCATTCTGACTAATAGCAGGATCATTTACTTCATGGTGACCATTTTGACAAGAAGCTCTTTGTCTATTCTTCCTGTCATCATCCGTTTGAAGTTCTTTCCTTACTGCAGACCCCACATTCTCTCTCATTCCTTCTGCCTGCACCAGGATCTACTCCGGCTGGCCTGCTCTGACATTCGCTTCAATAGCTTCTATGCCCTGGCTCTGGTGGTTTGTACCTTATTGTTGGATGCTGTCCTTATTCTCATCTCCTATGTTTTCATCTTGCATACAGTGCTGGCGATTGCATCTCGAAAAGAGAGGCTCAAGGCTCTGGAGACCCGTGTCTCCCACCTCTGTGCAGTTCTGGTTTTCTACATTCCCATCATTGGTCTCACTATGGTACACCGCTTTGGAAAGCATCTCTCACCTTTGGTTCATGTCCTTATGGGCAACATCTATATTCTCTTTCCTCCCATGATGAATCCAATAATCTATAGTGTAAAGACCCAACAGATTCGAAGCAGGATGAAGAAGTGGTTTTCTCTGAAAATGTAG